A single window of Candoia aspera isolate rCanAsp1 chromosome 3, rCanAsp1.hap2, whole genome shotgun sequence DNA harbors:
- the RAD21 gene encoding double-strand-break repair protein rad21 homolog, whose protein sequence is MFYAHFVLSKRGPLAKIWLAAHWDKKLTKAHVFECNLESSVESIISPKVKMALRTSGHLLLGVVRIYHRKAKYLLADCNEAFIKIKMAFRPGVVDLPEENREAAYNAITLPEEFHDFDQPLPDLDDIDVAQQFSLNQSRVEEITMREEVGNISILQENDFGDFGMDDREMMREDSAFPDVMLDSNSASNLLLEPEQSTSHLNEKSNHLEYEDQYKDDNFGEGNDGGILDDKLLSHNEVGIFDDPPALSEGGVMMPEQPPHDDMDDDDNVSMGGPDSPDSVDPVEPLPTMTDQTTLVPNEEEAFALEPIDITVKETKAKRKRKLIVDSVKELDSKTIRAQLSDYSDIVTTLDLAPPTKKLMMWKETGGVEKLFSLPAQPLWNNRLLKLFTRCLTPLVPEDLRKRRKGGEADNLDEFLKDFENPEVPREEQQRNVIDEPILEEPSRLQESMMEGSRTNLDESVMPPPPPQTGVKRKAVQLEPEPVLPSQPLQQIEMPPVELPPEEPQNICQLIPELELLPEKEKEKEKEKEEEEEEEEEDGTGGDQDQEERRWNKRTQQMLHGLQRALAKTGAESISLLELCRNTNRKQAAAKFYSFLVLKKQQAIELTQQEPYSDIIATPGPRFHII, encoded by the exons ATGTTTTATGCTCACTTTGTCCTGAGCAAACGAGGGCCGCTAGCTAAAATATGGCTGGCGGCCCATTGGGATAAAAAGCTAACCAAAGCCCATGTGTTTGAATGCAATTTGGAAAGTAGTGTAGAGAGCATCATCTCACCTAAG GTGAAGATGGCACTTCGAACTTCAGGACATCTTTTATTGGGAGTTGTTAGAATCTATCACAGGAAAGCGAAATATCTCCTTGCAGACTGTAATGAGGCATTCATTAAGATTAAGATGGCTTTCCGTCCAG GTGTGGTTGATTTGCCTGAGGAAAATAGAGAAGCTGCTTACAACGCTATCACTTTACCTGAAGAATTTCACGATTTTGATCAACCCTTGCCAGATTTAGA TGATATTGATGTGGCTCAACAGTTCAGTTTGAACCAAAGCAGAGTGGAAGAAATTACAATGCGAGAGGAGGTGGGAAACATCAGCATACTTCAGGAAAACGACTTCG GTGACTTTGGGATGGATGATCGTGAAATGATGAGAGAAGATAGTGCTTTTCCAGATGTCATGCTGGATAGCAATAGTGCTTCAAACCTTCTGCTGGAGCCAGAGCAGAGCACCAGTCATCTTAATGAGAAATCTAATCACTTGGAGTATGAAGACCAGTACAAGGATGACAATTTCGGAGAGGGAAATGATGGTGGAATCCTGG ATGACAAACTTCTCAGCCACAATGAAGTAGGAATATTTGATGACCCGCCTGCCCTTTCAGAAGGGGGAGTAATGATGCCTGAGCAACCTCCCCATGATGatatggatgatgatgataatgtctCAA TGGGAGGACCAGATAGCCCAGACTCAGTAGATCCAGTGGAACCCTTGCCAACCATGACTGATCAGACCACACTGGTTCCAAATGAAGAAGAAGCATTTGCTTTAGAGCCCATTGATATAACTG TCAAAGAAACCaaagcaaagaggaagagaaagctgATTGTAGACAGTGTGAAAGAACTGGACAGCAAGACCATCAGAGCCCAACTAAGTGATTATTCTGACATTGTCACCACACTGGATCTGGCGCCTCCTACTAAGAAATTAATGATGTGGAAAGAGACTGGAGGTGTTGAAAAACTTTTCTCCCTTCCTGCTCAGCCTCTGTGGAATAACAGGCTGCTGAAG CTTTTTACTCGCTGTCTTACACCTCTTGTACCAGAAGATCTTAGAAAGAGGAGGAAAGGTGGGGAAGCTGATAACCTAGACGAGTTCCTTAAAGATTTTGAGAATCCAGAAGTACCTAGAGAAGAACAGCAACGCAATGTTATTG ATGAACCCATTTTAGAAGAGCCAAGTCGCCTTCAGGAATCCATGATGGAAGGCAGTAGGACCAACTTAGATGAATCAGTCATGCCACCACCTCCACCTCAGACTGGTGTAAAGCGAAAGGCTGTACAATTGGAACCAGAACCTGTGCTCCCC TCCCAACCATTACAACAGATAGAAATGCCACCAGTGGAATTGCCTCCAGAAGAACCTCAGAATATCTGTCAGCTAATTCCAGAGCTTGAGCTTttgcctgaaaaagaaaaagagaaagagaaggaaaaggaagaggaagaggaggaagag GAGGAAGATGGTACTGGAGGTGACCAGGATCAGGAGGAACGGCGATGGAACAAGAGAACACAGCAGATGCTTCATGGTCTTCAG agAGCTCTTGCCAAGACTGGAGCAGAATCCATCAGTTTGCTTGAGTTGTGTCGGAATACAAACCGCAAACAAGCGGCAGCAAAATTCTACAGTTTTTTGGTACTGAAAAAGCAACAAGCTATAGAGCTGACACAGCAAGAACCATACAGTGATATCATTGCAACTCCTGGCCCCCGATTCCATATTATTTGA
- the UTP23 gene encoding rRNA-processing protein UTP23 homolog, producing MKITRQKHAKKNMGFYKYNFGFREPFQVLLDGTFCQAALRNKIQIREQLPGYLAGATQLCTTRCVLKELECLGKELYGAKLIAQRFQVRNCSHFKTPVSGSGCLLSMVEGGNPHHYFIATQDQHLAAKIKKRPGIPLLFIIQNTMVLDKPSAKSLASVQAMQTNQLIPEYHKQTIAFLKEEKGLVKTSEPKRRKRKRAAGPNPLSCLKKKRKTEDTLHSSTSKKKGNRKLSKKKSDTMTGAVQSGLQDLKA from the exons ATGAAGATCACCCGGCAGAAGCACGCCAAGAAGAACATGGGCTTTTACAAGTACAATTTTGGCTTCCGGGAGCCCTTCCAGGTGCTGCTGGACGGCACTTTTTGCCAGGCTGCGCTGCGCAACAAGATCCAGATCCGCGAGCAGTTGCCGGGTTACTTGGCCGGAGCCACGCAGCTCTGCACGACGCG aTGTGTGTTAAAAGAATTGGAATGCTTGGGGAAGGAGCTGTATGGTGCAAAACTAATTGCACAGAGATTTCAAGTTCGCAACTGCTCTCATTTCAAAACACCAGTGAGTGGTTCAGGCTGCCTGTTGTCCATGGTTGAGGGTGGTAATCCACACCATTATTTCATAGCTACACAG GACCAGCATCTGgcagcaaaaataaagaaaaggccTGGAATTCCTCTCCTGTTTATTATTCAGAATACAATGGTTCTGGACAAGCCTTCAGCCAAATCTTTGGCCTCAGTACAAGCAATGCAAACCAATCAGCTGATTCCAGAGTACCATAAACAGACCATTGCATTTCTCAAAGAGGAAAAGGGCCTTGTGAAAACTTCAGAACCCAAAAGAAGGAAGCGGAAAAGGGCTGCTGGGCCTAATCCTCTAAGCTgtctgaagaaaaagagaaaaactgaagATACCTTACATTCTTCGACATCTAAGAAAAAGGGAAACCGGAAGCTCAGTAAAAAGAAATCAGACACTATGACTGGGGCTGTCCAGTCAGGACTACAGGATCTGAAAGCATAG